A window of Geothrix edaphica genomic DNA:
AGCCGCTGGAGGTCAAGGTCCCGGATCTCAAGGCCCTGTACTTCGTCCGGAGCCTCAACGGGGATCCAGAGCACCAGAAGACCAACGAGTTCCCGCCCCAGGCCCCGGCGCCGGGCCGGAAGGTCAAGGTCACCTTCAAGGACGGTGAGGTGCTGGTGGGCACCACGCAGGGGTACCAGCCGGGCCGGCCGGGGTTCTTCCTGCTCCCGGCCGACCCGCGATCCAACAACGAACGGTGCTACATCGTGACGTCCGCCACCCAGTCCGTGGCGTTCGTCTGAGCCACGCTGCTCAGCCCAGGGCCGCCTGGGCCGCCGCCAGGGTGGCGATGGGCACCCGGTAGGGGCTGCAGCTCACGTAGTCGAGCCCCACGTGGTGGAAGAAGGTCACGCTGCGGGGATCGCCACCGTGCTCGCCGCAGACGCCCAGCTTGATGCCGGGACGCGCCGCGCGGCCCTTCTCGCAGGAGATGCGCACCAGCTCGCCGATGCCCTCCTGATCCAGGCTCTGGAAGGGATCATCCTCCAGGATCTTCTTCCCGACGTACTCGGGCAGGAAGGTGCCCGCGTCATCGCGACTGAAGCCGAAGCCCATCTGAGTGAGGTCGTTCGTGCCAAAGCTGAAGAACTCGGCCTCCACGGCGATCTTGTCGGAGGTGAGGGCGGCCCGGGGGATCTCGATCATGGTGCCGATGGGGCAGGCGAACTGGGTGCCGCGCTCCCGGTTCACCTGGGCGATCTCGTCCAGCATCTCGGTCTTGGTGTAGATCAGCTCACGCACGGTGCCGATGAGCGGGACCATGATCTCCGGTACGGCCTTGATGCCCTTGGCGGCCACGTTGAGCGCAGCCTCGGTGATGGCGCGCACCTGCATGCGGATGATCTCGGGGAAGGTGATGCCCAGGCGGCAGCCGCGGTGGCCCATCATGGGGTTGAACTCGTGGAGCTGCGTCACGCGGCGCTCCACGGTGCCCAGGTCCACACCCAGCACCTCCGCCATCTCCCGCTGGCCCGCCTCATCCTGAGGCAGGAACTCGTGGAGGGGCGGATCCAGCAGGCGGATGTTCACCGGCAGGCCATCCATGGCCGTGAAGAGGCCTTCGAAGTCCTCGCGCTGCATGGGCAGGAGCTTGGCCAGGGCCTTCTTGCGGCCTTCGGTGTCCGAAGCGAGGATCATCTCGCGGACGGCCAGGATGCGGTCGCCCTCGAAGAACATGTGCTCCGTCCGGCAG
This region includes:
- a CDS encoding DUF6982 domain-containing protein translates to MNQVVARFLDGTTLKGQTNDFLPAKELFHISANGSVEAKPLEVKVPDLKALYFVRSLNGDPEHQKTNEFPPQAPAPGRKVKVTFKDGEVLVGTTQGYQPGRPGFFLLPADPRSNNERCYIVTSATQSVAFV